A region of the Arthrobacter sp. FW306-07-I genome:
GGGCCCGTAGTGGTCACGACGTACTCGATCTTGTGTTCCTTGTTTAGTGCATCATTAACCCCGTTGGCTGCTGCAGCGACCATCGATGTGACAATTATGGCAATGATGACGGCGACCGCACCCAGGACAAGGCCAGCGATGGAAGTGCCCTTTTTAGTGAATTTCCGGGTCAGGCCAATGCCACCAAAGATGATTGCAAGCGGGCCAAGAATGAATGCAACGGTTCCCAGAATAGGAATGATTGCGAAAACGACGGCGACAATGCCGAGAACCAGGGCCGTGGTGCCGAATCCGTTACCCTTCTGCGGCTGGAAGTTGCCCTGCGCGGAAGAACCTTGGGCAAGGGGAGGGGAGTAGGGTTCACTCATGACTGTCCTTTGTGTGATGCGATCTAGATAACGCCGCTGTCAACCAGTTCAGGTGGAGTGACAAGTTAGGCTCGTTCCCCCCAAGCAACGGCGAACTCAGTGTATGTAATTTTTGAACACATGACCATGCTCATTTTCAAACGTGCTGAATTGTGTCGACTCGGTTATTGATGATGACGTGCGAAGAACAGATTTTGATTGAATCCTGTGGGAAACCTGCGCCAAAGCTTCCCTGGCGGTGGAAGGAAAGGGGATATGCTCTCCGAACGGGTTGGGACGGAGTTCATCCCGGTGTTTTGCAGGGGGGAGCTTTGAAAGTCTACAACTCGCCGGAAAACTGGCCTTCGCCGCCAGTTGGCTGGCAGCCTCACGAGGGCTGGCATCCCGATCCTGCATGGGGTCCCCCTCCTCCGGGACATGAATTCTGGATTGAAGTTCCCGAGATGGCTTATTCTCCAGAACCAGGCGGTAAGGCGCTTACAACCACAGCATTTGTATTGGGGGCTGTGGCAATTGTCGTGTGTTGGATCCCCATTCTGAACATCCTCGGGTTCCTCCTAGGACTTAGCGCGGTGGTCATGGCGATCGTTGTCTTGGCGACAAAACGACGTACTGAACTCTCGGTGCAAGGCATGACTATCGCCGCACTCGTTATGGGAGGAGCATCGCTAATCGGCGTTATCGCATTTCAGGCGACCTACACTTCAGCCTCGAACGAACGGCACGCCGCAAGTTCTGCATCAGCTGTTTCGCAGTCGGCCACGCCTTCGACTAATTCGACTCAGCCAGCAACTAGCACCCCGGAACCAGTCGTGGCGGTTGACGGATCAGCTGAAAAGCCACATGCCCTCGGCGCTGCAGCCATTGTCGGAAACGAATATCAAGTTCAAGTCGTCAACGTAAAGCTTGACGCGACCCAAGAGGTAGTCGCCAACAACATGTTCAACCGGCCTCCCAAGGGCAGGTACATCCTCGTCGGTCTAGCGGTGACCTACGCAGGGGCTAAAGAGGGAAATCCCTGGGTTGATTTGTCGCCGACGTTTGTAGGCACAGATGCGAGGCAATACGATGCCAGCGCGTGCGGCGCGTCTCTGGAGAATGGAGCCATGAATGTACCGACCCTCGAAAAGGGCGGCCAGGCAAACTATCAGGTTTGCATGGACGTGCCCACCGGGGCGATCGAGGGTGGCAAGATCTTCGTCCAGAAGACCTTTTCCACGAACAGCAAGTCCAGAGTCTACTGGGGACTGAGATAGCACCGTGATGGGGGACCAATGACCGAGAACATACCGCCAGTTCCGCCAGCTCCAAGGCCAGGCCCGAGCTACCCTTCGCATGCGCCCTACGGCCCCACTCGTGGCAACGAGCCGGCATACGGGACGCCGCAGCCTTTCAACCAGTCGCCGCCGGTTCTTCATGACAACCAGTCCCAATATTCGCATCCACAGTACGGCCAAGCGCCACTTCAGTATGCGTCGCAGTGGTACCAGGCGGCACCGGAGAGCAAGTCCTCGGGCTTACGGGTCGCCGCCGGCATAGTCGGCATCGTGCTCGGCGCCTTCCTGCTGTTCGCGTCCATCGCGGGGTTCGGCTCCAACGCGATTGCTGGCTTCCTCCTGCTGGTGGCCGCGCTGGGCAACGTCACGACCGGAATCGTGCTGTTGGCCAGTCAGCGCAGCCGGACGCGTGGTGTGCCGATCACGACTATTACCTTCGCGGGATTCGCCCTGCTGGTGTCTCTTCTGGCGGTGCCCTTTCTCGGCGGGGCTGTGCTCTTCTTCGGCGTGCTCCTGGCGGCTCCGGTCGTAATTCTCCTGAGCCTTGGACTTGCACGGGAGAAGAACGGCGCATAATCCGCGTGCGTAGGAAGACCCCAGCCGCATGGTCCGGGCCTTCGCCGTTTCGCCATGGCCGAGCAATGGCAGGTTCACTGTTCGGTCAGCCCATTCCTGATCGCGAACAACGTGGCACCCACCCGGTTGGTGGCACCGATCTTGGTGTAAATGTGCTCCACATGGTTGCGGACGGTCTTCCGGGAAAGGAAGAGGGTGCCGGCGATCTGGGCCGGAGTCAGGCCGCGGCAGAGCATGCCGAGGATCTCCACTTCCCGCGGCGTGAGCCCACCCGCCGCGGCATGCGCACGGCGGGGCTGCTGGCCGGCCGCGACGAGTACGGCCTCCACGGCTCCGGCGGCCAGCCTCCCGGCCGAAACCTCCTGCCGCAGCCTTGCCGCTGCATCGGCCGGAGTGAGCGCTGGCCGGTGCGGGCGTGGCTCCACGGAGGCATGGTAGGAGTCCGCAGCCGCCAGGATCCGCTGCTTGATCCCCAGCTCGGCTCCGCCAATCCCGCGCGGATAACCGGACCCGTCGAGCCGCTCATGGTGTGAGCCGGTCATGGCCGCCTCGCCCTTCAGGCCGGGGACGCGGCTGAGGATCCGTTCGCCCAGGTACGGATGCATGCGGATGCGTTCGTGCTCCAGCGCGGAGAGGGGCTCCTTCTTGTCCCACACCTGGTTGGATACCCCTAAGCGGCCCAGGTCGTGCACCCATCCTGCACGGCGGAGCTCCACGACGTCGTCCGGGGGCAGCCCGTGTTCCTCGCCGGCGGCGGCCGCCAGCGCCGCCACCGCGCGGGAGTGTCCGGCCGTGTAGGGGGATTTGAGGTCTGCGAAGTCGCCGATGGCGCGCAGCACCGTGTCCAGCTGGCTGCCGGACAGGGGAGCGTCAGTGGGAGCCAGGTCAAGGGCGGCCTGCCAGCAGTCGACGTCGAGGAGCCCGTCGGTGAGGGCCTCGGCGTGGTCGATGAACAGATCGGCCAGTGCGGGATCGAACTGGCTGCCTCGGCGTGCCCGCACCATCGCCACCGCGCCGGCCACGCCTTCAGTCCGCAGGAAGACCTCGGCGGTGTCGGCCAGGTGCATGATCCGCATTTCCAGCGGGATCTCCTGCCCCGAGACTCCCTCCGGCAGGCCCTTGCCGTCCCACCGCTCAAAGGTGTGGGTGAGCAGTCCTGCCACGCCGTCGTCGAGCCCTACACTGCTGGCCAGCACACCGGCGGAGACGCAGTGCGAGGCAATCATGGTGCGTACCGCTCCGCTGCCTGTCGCGGCGAAACGCGTCCAGCGGGCGACGCGGGCCAGCGGCGGGAGGCCGGCGCCGGCGTGGCTGAACATGCCGGCGTACATTGGCAGGCCGTGCTGGTCGCGGCGGTAGTAGTCGGCGCGGAAGCCGATATCGTCCGTGAACAGCGCGGCGAGTTCAAAGGAATCCGCGTGGCAGCCGATCCAGGCCAGCTGGTTGGCGTAGTAGATCCTGCCCTGGCCCGCCTCGTCCACGCCCGCAGCGCCGGCGATCCGCAGCGCCAGCAGGGACGCACGCAGCATGTGCTCCATCGGCTGCCCCAGCCCCAGGTCGATGGCGAGCGACAGCGCGGCCAGGACTTCGCTGCGCCGGGGCGCAGCCGGTGACTGCATCACACCTGCCATTCTAGGAAGCCGCCAGCCTGGGCAGTAGGGACCGCGCGCCGTCGGGCGTTATGCCGCCTGGCTTCTCCCGGTCCGTCCCTGGACAGCGCCTGGTCCGGCGGGATGGGCGGTGGAGGGGAACCTGACGCCCACCTGCGCTCCGAACAGTCCATGCTGCGGAAGCCAGAAGTCCGCCAGATGGTCCTGGACCGGCAGTGGGCCGGGCCGTCCCGCGTCCTCACCCTGAATAGTGGCCTCGGAATCCGTCACGAGCCACAGCTGCCGCGGCTGGGCCTGGAACGTCTGGCCGTTAGGCACCACACCCGAGACTTTCATCCTGCCCGCACCGAGCAGTGGACCGGCGAATGCCCCCATGGCCCGGAGCACCAGCTCGTTCCGCCACAGGCTTTCCGGCATCCGCACGGCCATGGCGGTCAGCATCGTGGTGGCCGCGGAGGTGCCCAGCTGCAGGTGCCAGTCGAGGACTCCCGGCGCCGTAATCAGCGCGGTGAAGGGCCCGCTCCACTGGATGTCGACGTCGGTCTCCACCGTATGGTGGACGGTCGCCCCGAAGTAGCGGGCGCAGCTGAACTCCGGTGCGGTGTTGGCGTAGATGGTCCACTCGCCGCCGGGTGTGCGGTGCCAGACGGAGCGGTAGCCGGGGCCAACGGAGCTCACCGGGAAATCCCGGAACGCCAGGTAGTGGCCGCTGGTGAAAGGCAGCCCCAGGACGGCGTAGCCGGCGAAGTGCTCCGCTGGGTCCTCGGGAAGGTCGGCAACGTTCGGTGTTGCCTCTGCTGATGACTGCGGCTGGTAGATGGTCATGGCCGCCTCCTTTTCTCTATGAGGCGAGACTAGGAGCGGGCCGCAGCAGGGGCATGGGGCAGTTGCCCCATTTAGCATCGGCTTTTACGCGGCGTCGATGGCGTCGAGCCACTCCTGGAACGTCTGGCGCCCGACGGCGGAACCCGGCGCCGGGATCAGCCCGCCGTTGCGCATTGCCTTGCCCATGGGGCCCGGCACCCGGAGCGGAACGATCAGGTTTTTCTGCTGCGTCTTGGCCAGGTAGGCCGCCACCAGGCCTTTCAGGTGTTCGGTCCGCGGGCCGCCGAGGTCCGGTAGCCGTCCCTTCGGCCCGGACTCGGCCGCATCCACCAGGGCCGCGGCCACCTCCTTTGCCGCCACCGGCTGGGTGACCATCGTGGGCACGAAGACCAGCGGGCCCACTGAGGCGGCCTTGATGGACATCGGCACGAACTCGTGGAACTGGGTGGACCGGAGGAGGGTCCAGGGAATGCCGCCGTGCCTCACTTCGTCCTCCTGCACCAGCTTACCGGCGTACAGTCCCGAATTGGCTTTATCGATGCCCACAATGGACAGCACCACATGCTGCTTCACGCCGGCCTTCTTCCCGGCCGCCAGCAGGTTCTGGGTGGCGTTGGTGAAGTAATCCACGGCCTTCTTGGTGGACATGGTTTGGATGCCGGAGACGTCGATGACTGTTTCGACATTCTGGAGCGCCTGGTCGAGGCCGCGTCCGTTGACCAGGTCCACCCCCTCCGCGCGGCTCAGGCTCATCACGTGGTGCCCCCGCTCCTTGGCGATGGCCACAACGTGGCGGCCCACGGTACCGGTTCCCCCTGCAACGGCAATCCTCATGGAGGAAATCCTATGCCGGTTCCCATAGCAAAACTGCAAATGTATGCGTTGGCGTAAAATGAGGGCGAATGCAAGAAGCCCCTGCTCGTACGCTGGCAGGGGCTTCTTAATCAGTGAGAGTGGCTTGGCTACGCACCGGGCCGTAGCTTCTTCAAGATGCCTTTGCGCCGCAGCCGGCTGGGCGCTGTGACCTTGCGGCGATTCTCCGCCGCTTGCTGTGCCTCGAAGAGTCTTGCGAGCTCCTTGATGTCGGAATCAACGCGCTTGGCCAGGGGCTTATTGATGAGGTTTACCGATGTAACCGTCATATCTGCTCCTCCTTCTAGGTTGATGCAAAGCTACATGAAGCATAGGACATTCTGAGGGGCACGTTCACTGACCCGCCGCGGAAGAACCAACCGAATCGAGTTTTGACTCTGTGCCAGTTGCTTCAAAAGGACCTGCCTGACGGGCCCGCAGCTTCACAAGGCTGTCTCCGAGTTCCTTGAGTTGGTTGGTTTCGAGGGCTAGAGAAAGCGTTGTAGCCATGATTCTCGCTGCCACTAGCACCGCCATACGGTCTGTTTCTGTTAGGTCTTCGCTGTTCGGGGCGTTCAGTGACAGCATCCCGAATTGAACGCCGTGTGCTTTTACCGGGACTGAGATAAAGGACTTGTATTTTTTCTGATCCCAGTCTGCCCAGTCCTTCCTGTCCTCGTCGGTCGAGCGGACTATGGGGGCGTTGACGTCTTCACCGTCCATAATTCCCCAAACGGAGTGACTTCGGTCTTTACTCTCTTCCCAGATTGTCGTTGATTCTTCCACCCGGCCGTGGCTAACCGGTTCGCCCAAGATGCGCCCCTCCTCGGTGATGATCAAGGTGTAGTACGTCGCCCGAGTCTGTGCCGCGTTGGAGAGACCATGCGTGGCCGTGACGAGAACTGTTCGAAGATCCCTCAGCTGAGTCTTCCTTTTCCCAGGAGTTTCGTGGGCAATATCGGCGCCCCTGTTTGCAATCAATAGGAGACTCGAAATCGAATGCTGGTAGGTCTGCTGTGCCTTCCGGGCCTCTTCGGCAAGGGCGGCCGTAGATTCCTTCTTAGCCTGCCAGTCGGCTACTTTGTCGGCCGCGGCCAACACAGGAATGAGTATCAAGCTGACCACTCTAACGACGATAGTTCCCTGCAACGGCTGGCCGTTGGCGTCCACTATCGTCGGATAATACGGAAGGAAGGTGAGGGCGCTTACGAGCGAGGCGAGAAGCGTCCCCAAAATAAAGACATGATGCTCGCGTAGTTCTAGCAGCAGTCCAAAAAACTTCTCCCTAACGGGATGCTCTCCAGGGGTTGATGTTTCACTCACTCACGAAGTATGTCAGAACCTTTTTGTTCCGCCGTATTCCGGAGGCGCTTGAAGACTTTTGTGGTAGGCGAGGAGCGGGGTTTGGTCCCCGCGCGGCGGCTTCGGTTGCGGATGGCGCGCCAATTAATTTCGGTGCATGCAGAACATGTATTTGGGGGAGCGCGAGATCGTAGCGCGTAGGGCGCGACCTTCTTTTTTTGGAGCGAGCGACCTACATCCCTCTAAGGTCGATAGACCGTCTGTGGACGGACAAAGGTTTTCAGAGAGGTCCGGAGGATCCGTTTACTCTTGAAACGAGCGACCGGCGCAGGCGCTTGGGGCAGTACGCGATGCCTTCGACTAAACAGATCACGGGCAGGTTCGGCGTGCGTTGCGCGTCTTCGGGAGGCGGCGGAGGGACTCGCAGAGGACAATCTCGGTGATGCAGAAATGGAGCTCCTTCAGCGTTCGGACGGTTCGGACACCGGGGCAAGGGCCTGCCGATTGGACGCGGCCGGTCTGGCGGATCGAGTCCTCGACGATGCGGAGGTTGTCGATCGTCTCCGCCGTTGGGAGGAGAGCGGCCTCCGGGATGCTTAGGTCTTATTGTTCGACGGCGGAGCCGTAAAGGACTGCGCCGGGCTCTCCCAGGTGTGGCCGACGGCGGGGCGTTCTGTTCAGCATGCGTGAGGGCCTTTCATGAGCGTAGGGGAAGTAGGGGCGTTGTGGTGCCGAAAACACGGAGACATGCACACCGGGAGACGTTATGCCGATTCGGGACAGCTTTGGGGGGAGGGAGGTGTACCTCGGCGGGATATTCTTGAGCCATTGAATTAATTAAGGGGACGTGGTGACAGACCTAATAACCGTGATCGGTCTTATCGCGTCTATTGCATCGCTGGTGCTGGCGGTCGTAGCAATTTGGCTCGCGGTAGTTTTCTATCGGCTATCTAGAGACGAGTCGGAGTCGTCCGCTCAGAATGCGCAAGAAATATCCACCAGCATTAGCAGGCTGGAAAAAGTCTTTGACGGGTTGTACAGCGATACCTTCACCATCATGAAGGACACGGTAACTGACATGCGGCAGCACATCTGGCGCAAAGGCGACTCGACGGAGATTTCGGCCGAGGCCGCAAGCCCTCAAGACGACGATAACGGTCAGTCTGAACCGGTCCTCCAAAAGCTGGAAGAATTCAGCGCTCAACTTGGCATCGCTGACGACAAGATCGAAGCGTTGCGGAAATTGCTCACTCCAGTTGTCGAAGAGTCAACAGAGAAACACCTGGTTGATTCCCATGAGGACACCAAGCAGCGTGTCCTCCAATTGCTGTTAAGTAGGGGGCCGCACCGTCCGGTACAGCTTATGCAGCTGGTCAATTGGATACGCCCGGATGATGAGTCTCCGGACGACATAGTCCGCTCCGTCAGGCACCGAGAAGTATCTAATGCTGTTTTCAGCCTTCGTGAAGAGGGCAAAGTGACCTGGGATGGAGATTCTCATGTGCTGTCATCCAATTCTCGGGTACGCGTGTTGCGCCGCGACGGGAAGCCGCAAGTGAGCAGCGAAGGGTGAACGTCAGCGGCTTGACTTTCAGCGCTGCACCTTGGGGGAGGGATGCCGGCCAGTTGGTCAGTGAGGCGCGCAGTGAGACCGCTTCAGAGCGGTCGAGGGGCGGCACCGTCGTTCCGCCGTCGCCTGGCGCACTGCGGAAGGCGTCGACCCTGCACTCGGCAAAAACTGGACCCCTCGCCGAGTCTGGGATTTCTTGCTCAATTCACATATACGGGAAGTATCAAGCGCCTCAAGACGCTCGAATATGACGTGGTGATGCCGTCTATCGACGGCGCCCTCGCCCAGGAAGTCGCCGCA
Encoded here:
- a CDS encoding DUF4190 domain-containing protein, with the translated sequence MKVYNSPENWPSPPVGWQPHEGWHPDPAWGPPPPGHEFWIEVPEMAYSPEPGGKALTTTAFVLGAVAIVVCWIPILNILGFLLGLSAVVMAIVVLATKRRTELSVQGMTIAALVMGGASLIGVIAFQATYTSASNERHAASSASAVSQSATPSTNSTQPATSTPEPVVAVDGSAEKPHALGAAAIVGNEYQVQVVNVKLDATQEVVANNMFNRPPKGRYILVGLAVTYAGAKEGNPWVDLSPTFVGTDARQYDASACGASLENGAMNVPTLEKGGQANYQVCMDVPTGAIEGGKIFVQKTFSTNSKSRVYWGLR
- a CDS encoding SDR family oxidoreductase, yielding MRIAVAGGTGTVGRHVVAIAKERGHHVMSLSRAEGVDLVNGRGLDQALQNVETVIDVSGIQTMSTKKAVDYFTNATQNLLAAGKKAGVKQHVVLSIVGIDKANSGLYAGKLVQEDEVRHGGIPWTLLRSTQFHEFVPMSIKAASVGPLVFVPTMVTQPVAAKEVAAALVDAAESGPKGRLPDLGGPRTEHLKGLVAAYLAKTQQKNLIVPLRVPGPMGKAMRNGGLIPAPGSAVGRQTFQEWLDAIDAA
- a CDS encoding GAF domain-containing protein, producing the protein MSETSTPGEHPVREKFFGLLLELREHHVFILGTLLASLVSALTFLPYYPTIVDANGQPLQGTIVVRVVSLILIPVLAAADKVADWQAKKESTAALAEEARKAQQTYQHSISSLLLIANRGADIAHETPGKRKTQLRDLRTVLVTATHGLSNAAQTRATYYTLIITEEGRILGEPVSHGRVEESTTIWEESKDRSHSVWGIMDGEDVNAPIVRSTDEDRKDWADWDQKKYKSFISVPVKAHGVQFGMLSLNAPNSEDLTETDRMAVLVAARIMATTLSLALETNQLKELGDSLVKLRARQAGPFEATGTESKLDSVGSSAAGQ
- a CDS encoding HD domain-containing phosphohydrolase, whose product is MQSPAAPRRSEVLAALSLAIDLGLGQPMEHMLRASLLALRIAGAAGVDEAGQGRIYYANQLAWIGCHADSFELAALFTDDIGFRADYYRRDQHGLPMYAGMFSHAGAGLPPLARVARWTRFAATGSGAVRTMIASHCVSAGVLASSVGLDDGVAGLLTHTFERWDGKGLPEGVSGQEIPLEMRIMHLADTAEVFLRTEGVAGAVAMVRARRGSQFDPALADLFIDHAEALTDGLLDVDCWQAALDLAPTDAPLSGSQLDTVLRAIGDFADLKSPYTAGHSRAVAALAAAAGEEHGLPPDDVVELRRAGWVHDLGRLGVSNQVWDKKEPLSALEHERIRMHPYLGERILSRVPGLKGEAAMTGSHHERLDGSGYPRGIGGAELGIKQRILAAADSYHASVEPRPHRPALTPADAAARLRQEVSAGRLAAGAVEAVLVAAGQQPRRAHAAAGGLTPREVEILGMLCRGLTPAQIAGTLFLSRKTVRNHVEHIYTKIGATNRVGATLFAIRNGLTEQ